The following coding sequences are from one Bradyrhizobium sp. 200 window:
- a CDS encoding ActR/PrrA/RegA family redox response regulator transcription factor, whose amino-acid sequence MNAIAELNDLADRSLLIVEDDKPFLERLSRAMETRGFAVTSCDTVSDGLAQINKAAPAFAVVDLRLGDGNGLDVVSALKRKRPDARTIVLTGYGNIATAVTAVKMGAVDYLSKPADADDVVAALLASGTEKSELPSNPMSADRVRWEHIQRIYEMCNRNVSETARRLNMHRRTLQRILAKRAPR is encoded by the coding sequence TTGAACGCCATCGCCGAACTGAACGATCTCGCCGACCGCTCGCTGCTGATCGTCGAGGATGACAAGCCGTTTCTGGAGCGCCTGTCGCGCGCGATGGAAACCCGCGGCTTCGCGGTGACATCCTGCGACACCGTGTCCGACGGGCTGGCGCAGATCAACAAGGCCGCGCCGGCCTTCGCCGTAGTGGACCTGCGGCTTGGCGACGGCAACGGGCTCGACGTGGTGTCGGCGCTGAAGCGCAAGCGCCCCGACGCGCGCACCATCGTGCTAACCGGTTACGGCAACATCGCAACCGCCGTCACGGCGGTGAAGATGGGCGCAGTGGATTATCTCTCCAAGCCGGCGGACGCCGACGATGTCGTCGCAGCCTTGCTCGCCAGCGGCACCGAGAAATCCGAGCTGCCGTCAAACCCGATGTCGGCGGATCGTGTGCGCTGGGAACACATCCAGCGCATCTACGAGATGTGCAACCGCAACGTCTCGGAGACGGCGCGGCGCCTCAACATGCACCGCCGCACATTGCAGCGGATTCTCGCCAAGCGCGCGCCGCGGTAG
- a CDS encoding ActS/PrrB/RegB family redox-sensitive histidine kinase encodes MSDVASDFRLPYRYVRLDTILRLRWLAALGQLTAIFIVGHGLEFEFPIIACVAIVGVSALLNLALQIAFNPMQRLEPLYAAALLALNIVELAALLFLTGGLQNPFSFLFLGPVLISATVLPIRMTVGLGLLAVACASALVFFHLPLPWDSEDPLVLPPIYLFGVWLSIVLAIGVTSLYAFQATEEARKLSDALAATELVLTREQHLTQLDGLAAAAAHELGTPLSTIFLISRELEKTVEGSDPLASDLKTLREQAQRCRDILAKITQLSSSGAPFDRMPISTLIEETVAPHRDFDVAIRVRLAVAATREPVGARNPAILYGVGNIMENAVDFARTTVEVNAWWNADTVEIIISDDGPGIAPDMLKRIGEPYLSRRRAADEAHRERAGLGLGVFIARTLLERTGAKVAFSNRTFPDHGAVVQIAWPRARFEAEESAAGPAD; translated from the coding sequence ATGTCCGACGTTGCCTCTGACTTCCGCCTTCCGTACCGCTATGTCCGTCTCGATACGATCCTCCGGCTGCGCTGGCTGGCTGCGCTCGGCCAGCTCACCGCGATCTTCATCGTAGGGCATGGGCTGGAATTCGAGTTTCCCATCATTGCCTGCGTCGCCATTGTCGGCGTTTCGGCGCTGCTCAATCTCGCGCTGCAAATTGCCTTCAACCCGATGCAGCGGCTGGAACCGCTCTATGCGGCGGCGCTGCTCGCGCTCAACATCGTTGAACTGGCCGCGCTGCTGTTCCTGACGGGAGGCTTGCAGAATCCGTTTTCATTTCTGTTCCTCGGCCCGGTTCTGATCTCGGCGACGGTGCTGCCGATCCGGATGACGGTCGGGCTCGGCCTGCTCGCGGTCGCCTGCGCCTCGGCGCTGGTGTTCTTCCACCTGCCGCTGCCGTGGGACAGCGAAGACCCGCTGGTGCTGCCGCCGATCTATCTGTTCGGCGTCTGGCTCTCGATCGTGCTCGCGATCGGCGTCACCAGCCTCTACGCGTTCCAGGCGACCGAGGAGGCGCGAAAGCTTTCCGACGCGCTGGCTGCGACCGAACTGGTGCTGACGCGCGAGCAGCATTTGACCCAGCTCGACGGCCTCGCGGCCGCCGCCGCGCATGAACTCGGCACGCCACTGTCGACGATCTTCCTGATTTCGCGGGAGCTGGAAAAGACGGTCGAGGGCAGCGACCCATTGGCCTCCGATCTGAAGACCCTGCGCGAGCAGGCGCAGCGCTGCCGCGACATCCTGGCCAAGATCACCCAGCTTTCCTCCTCCGGCGCGCCGTTCGACCGCATGCCCATCTCGACGCTGATCGAGGAAACGGTGGCGCCGCATCGCGATTTCGACGTCGCGATCAGGGTGCGGCTAGCTGTCGCAGCCACGCGGGAACCAGTCGGCGCGCGGAACCCCGCCATCCTGTACGGCGTCGGTAACATCATGGAAAATGCTGTCGATTTCGCCCGTACAACCGTGGAGGTGAACGCATGGTGGAACGCCGATACGGTCGAGATCATCATCTCGGACGACGGCCCCGGTATCGCCCCCGATATGCTGAAACGGATCGGAGAACCCTATTTATCAAGGCGCCGCGCCGCCGATGAGGCCCACCGCGAACGCGCCGGCCTCGGCCTTGGCGTGTTCATCGCCCGCACGCTCTTGGAACGGACCGGCGCCAAGGTTGCCTTCTCCAACCGGACCTTTCCCGATCACGGCGCCGTGGTGCAGATCGCCTGGCCGCGCGCCCGCTTCGAAGCTGAGGAAAGTGCTGCCGGGCCAGCGGATTAG
- a CDS encoding ABC transporter ATP-binding protein, with amino-acid sequence MDDSETTPPQSPAAGPESSAAIDVAHLIKLYKTTRAVDDVSFRIARGSVTGLLGGNGAGKTTTIAMIMGLVLPTSGRVQVLGHAMPERSAEVLGRMNFESPYVDMPMRLTVRQNLTIFGRLYAVKDLAERIEQLASDLDLKDFLDRANGKLSAGQKTRVALAKALINQPELLLLDEPTASLDPDTADWVRQHLANYRRTHDATILLASHNMLEVERLCDRVIIMKRGRIEDDDSPDQIMARYNRTTLEDVFLDVVRGRVAEGTS; translated from the coding sequence ATGGACGACAGCGAGACAACGCCCCCACAATCGCCGGCGGCCGGGCCGGAAAGCTCCGCCGCGATCGACGTCGCGCATCTGATAAAACTCTACAAGACCACCCGCGCGGTGGATGATGTGTCGTTCCGGATCGCCCGCGGCAGCGTCACCGGACTGCTGGGCGGCAACGGCGCCGGCAAGACCACGACGATCGCGATGATCATGGGGCTGGTGCTGCCGACCTCGGGGCGCGTCCAGGTGCTGGGACATGCGATGCCGGAGAGAAGCGCCGAAGTGCTCGGCCGGATGAATTTCGAGAGCCCCTATGTCGACATGCCGATGCGGCTCACGGTGCGGCAGAACCTCACCATCTTCGGCCGGCTCTATGCGGTGAAGGATCTCGCTGAGCGCATCGAGCAGCTCGCCTCCGACCTCGATCTCAAGGATTTCCTCGATCGCGCCAACGGAAAACTCTCGGCCGGGCAGAAGACTCGCGTCGCGCTGGCGAAGGCGCTGATCAACCAGCCGGAGCTGCTGCTGCTCGATGAGCCGACGGCCTCGCTCGATCCCGATACCGCCGACTGGGTGCGGCAGCATCTGGCGAACTACCGCAGGACCCATGACGCCACCATCCTCTTGGCGTCGCATAACATGCTGGAAGTGGAGCGGCTGTGCGACCGCGTCATCATCATGAAGCGCGGCCGCATCGAGGATGACGACAGCCCCGACCAGATCATGGCGCGCTACAACCGCACCACGCTGGAAGACGTGTTCCTCGACGTCGTGCGCGGCCGGGTGGCGGAGGGGACGTCGTGA
- a CDS encoding ABC transporter permease, translated as MVLRYWFLLMSSWPRLLELVYWPALQIITWGFLQNYISQNDGFFARAGGSLIGAVILWDILFRGQLGFSISFLEEMWARNLGNLMMSPLKPIEFLISLMIMSLIRLAIGVIPMTLLALFFFDFNFFAIGLPLIAFFCNLIFTSWSIGIFVSGLVLRNGLGAESIVWTLMFGLMPLACVYYPVAVLPTWLQYLAWVLPPTYVFEGMRTLLIDHVFRADLMVWSLAINAVLFAASFAIFLALLRSAKHVGSLLGGGE; from the coding sequence ATGGTGCTGCGTTACTGGTTTCTCCTGATGTCGTCGTGGCCGCGGCTGCTGGAGCTGGTCTATTGGCCGGCGCTGCAAATCATCACCTGGGGCTTTCTGCAGAACTACATTTCGCAGAACGACGGCTTCTTTGCGCGCGCCGGCGGCTCGCTGATCGGCGCGGTGATCCTGTGGGACATCCTGTTCCGCGGCCAGCTCGGCTTTTCGATCTCGTTTCTCGAGGAGATGTGGGCGCGCAACCTCGGCAACCTGATGATGAGCCCGTTAAAGCCGATCGAGTTCCTGATCTCGCTGATGATCATGAGCCTGATCCGGCTCGCGATCGGCGTCATCCCGATGACGCTGCTGGCGCTGTTCTTCTTCGATTTCAACTTCTTCGCGATCGGGCTGCCGCTGATCGCGTTCTTCTGCAACCTGATCTTCACGAGCTGGTCGATCGGGATCTTTGTTTCAGGCCTGGTGCTGCGCAACGGGCTGGGCGCCGAGAGCATCGTCTGGACGCTGATGTTCGGGCTGATGCCGCTGGCCTGCGTTTACTATCCGGTCGCGGTGCTGCCCACCTGGCTGCAATACCTCGCCTGGGTGCTGCCGCCGACCTATGTGTTCGAGGGCATGCGCACGCTCCTGATCGATCACGTCTTCAGGGCCGACCTGATGGTCTGGTCCCTTGCCATCAATGCGGTGTTGTTCGCTGCCTCCTTTGCGATCTTCCTTGCCCTTTTGCGCAGCGCCAAGCACGTCGGATCTCTGCTCGGGGGTGGCGAATAA
- the phaZ gene encoding polyhydroxyalkanoate depolymerase, which yields MPIGEFGGAPPLVAEGSPALTTPMYWMYEMGHASLNPARAVTDATKILFQNPLNPWSHTQFGKSIAAACELFERTTRRYGKPEWGLDFTEVNGIRTPVEVRSIWEKPFCRLLHFDRKLLRPLRAPHPRVLIVAPMSGHYATLLRGTVEAFLPTHEVYITDWSDARMVPLTEGRFDLDDYVDYVIEMLHVLGGNMHVIAVCQPSVPVVAAVSVMEAARDPFVPLSMTLMGGPIDTRRNPTSVNNLAAERGIDWFRNHVITKVPFPHPGVMRDVYPGFLQLSGFITMNLDRHTDAHKRLFANLVKGDGDLVDKHREFYDEYLAVMDLTAEYYLQTVDLVFVKHALPKGEMTHRGKPVDPSQIRRVALMTVEGEKDDISGLGQTEATHALCPHIPDHRRVHYMQKGVGHYGVFNGSRFRSEIVPRISDFMMSAATTKISAANAKPTLVRAAE from the coding sequence ATGCCGATTGGTGAGTTTGGCGGCGCACCGCCGCTGGTGGCCGAAGGTAGTCCGGCGCTCACGACGCCGATGTACTGGATGTACGAAATGGGCCACGCGTCGCTCAACCCGGCACGCGCCGTGACCGATGCCACCAAGATCCTGTTTCAAAACCCGCTGAACCCCTGGTCGCACACCCAATTCGGCAAATCGATCGCCGCGGCCTGCGAATTGTTCGAGCGCACCACGCGCCGTTACGGCAAGCCCGAATGGGGGCTCGATTTCACCGAGGTCAACGGCATCCGCACGCCGGTCGAGGTCCGCTCGATCTGGGAAAAGCCGTTCTGCCGCCTGCTGCATTTCGATCGCAAGCTGCTCCGGCCGCTGCGCGCGCCGCATCCGCGCGTCTTGATCGTGGCGCCGATGTCCGGCCACTACGCAACACTGCTGCGCGGCACGGTCGAGGCTTTCCTGCCGACCCATGAAGTCTACATCACCGACTGGTCCGATGCGCGTATGGTGCCTCTCACCGAGGGCCGCTTCGATCTCGACGACTATGTCGATTACGTCATCGAGATGCTGCATGTGCTCGGCGGCAACATGCATGTGATCGCGGTGTGTCAGCCTTCGGTGCCCGTGGTGGCCGCGGTTTCCGTGATGGAAGCCGCGCGCGATCCGTTCGTGCCGCTGTCGATGACGCTGATGGGCGGCCCGATCGATACCCGCCGCAATCCCACTTCCGTGAACAATCTCGCCGCCGAGCGCGGCATCGACTGGTTCCGTAACCACGTGATTACCAAGGTGCCGTTCCCGCATCCCGGCGTGATGCGTGACGTCTATCCGGGCTTCTTGCAGCTCTCGGGCTTCATCACCATGAACCTCGATCGGCATACCGACGCGCACAAGCGGCTGTTTGCGAACCTGGTGAAGGGCGACGGCGATCTGGTCGACAAGCACCGCGAATTCTATGACGAGTATCTCGCGGTGATGGACCTGACGGCTGAGTATTATCTGCAGACCGTGGATCTCGTGTTCGTGAAGCACGCGCTGCCCAAGGGCGAGATGACCCATCGCGGCAAGCCGGTCGATCCGTCGCAGATCCGACGCGTGGCGCTGATGACGGTGGAAGGCGAGAAAGACGACATCTCCGGGCTCGGTCAGACCGAAGCGACGCACGCATTGTGCCCGCATATTCCCGATCATCGCCGCGTGCATTACATGCAGAAGGGCGTTGGCCATTACGGCGTGTTCAACGGATCGCGATTCCGTTCCGAAATCGTGCCGCGCATCTCCGATTTCATGATGTCGGCGGCCACTACCAAGATTTCGGCGGCTAATGCCAAGCCAACATTGGTCCGTGCAGCCGAATAG
- a CDS encoding amino acid ABC transporter substrate-binding protein — MRDFKKRPVILPLLALLAFVLAGFPAGAQTLKAVKERGTLNCGVSQGLLGFSSMDDKNAWTGFDVDFCRAVAAAIFGDPAKVMFVPLDAAARFAALQSNQIDVLSRNSTWTMSRESSLGLMFAGVAYYDGQGFLLRRDAGIDTALQLAGKTVCTQTGTTSELNLTDYFRANDMALKVLALGTAEESLKAYDERKCDVLTSDVSQLYAERLKLTAPDSHLILPEVISKEPLGPAVRQGDDQWFNLVKWTLYSLINAEELGVKSATIDDAVKSPNPNIRRLVGTEGEFGEQLGLAKDWAARAVRAVGNYGEVYERNVGTQSRLSIPRGLNALWTQGGIQYAPPVR, encoded by the coding sequence ATGCGTGATTTCAAGAAACGGCCCGTGATCCTCCCGCTCCTGGCATTGCTGGCCTTCGTTCTCGCGGGCTTCCCGGCCGGCGCGCAGACCCTGAAAGCCGTCAAGGAGCGCGGTACGCTCAATTGCGGCGTCAGCCAGGGACTGCTGGGCTTTTCCAGCATGGACGACAAGAACGCGTGGACCGGATTCGACGTCGATTTTTGCCGCGCTGTGGCGGCGGCGATTTTCGGCGATCCCGCCAAGGTGATGTTCGTGCCGCTCGATGCGGCCGCCCGCTTCGCGGCGCTGCAGTCGAACCAGATCGACGTGTTGTCGCGCAACTCGACATGGACGATGTCGCGGGAAAGCTCGCTCGGCCTGATGTTCGCCGGCGTCGCCTATTACGACGGCCAGGGCTTTCTGTTGCGCCGCGATGCCGGGATCGATACCGCCCTGCAGCTTGCCGGCAAGACGGTTTGCACCCAGACCGGCACCACCAGCGAACTGAATTTGACGGACTATTTCCGCGCCAACGACATGGCGCTGAAGGTGCTGGCGCTCGGCACCGCGGAAGAGAGCCTGAAGGCCTATGACGAGCGCAAATGCGACGTGCTGACAAGCGACGTTTCGCAGCTTTACGCCGAGCGCCTCAAGCTGACGGCGCCCGACAGCCATCTCATCCTGCCGGAAGTCATTTCAAAGGAGCCGCTCGGGCCGGCGGTACGGCAAGGCGACGACCAGTGGTTCAACCTGGTCAAGTGGACGCTCTATTCATTGATCAATGCCGAGGAACTGGGCGTCAAGTCGGCGACGATCGACGATGCCGTGAAATCTCCCAACCCCAATATAAGACGGCTGGTCGGCACCGAAGGCGAATTTGGCGAGCAGTTGGGCCTTGCGAAGGACTGGGCCGCGCGCGCCGTCCGCGCGGTCGGCAATTACGGAGAGGTCTATGAAAGGAACGTCGGAACGCAGTCCAGGCTCAGCATCCCGCGCGGATTGAATGCATTGTGGACGCAGGGCGGAATTCAATACGCGCCTCCCGTCAGGTAG
- a CDS encoding L,D-transpeptidase codes for MTVDYYSLLMKAVAGKDAAARDQVYKDAFSLITRSHLTREAASSHAAALEDAIRRIEDDIAAEEANAAAAIHETLSTGRNWKPLFIGAFAVAAVVALSALVYGFVATKGPAIVAASVKTSSPNAQRGREDVVMADLKPGVDGGSSGEVLPFALQRQVVFYRTTVVPGSIVVDRENRFLYLIDANNSARRYGIGVAQECLKGGSLSRIMNKLEWPDWRPSGANTKDADALLAAAGRPGSLLGARALLLDKPGLLIHGTNSPKTIGHLVASGCIRLVNDDVEDLYRRVSVETRVVFAS; via the coding sequence ATGACCGTGGATTATTATTCGCTGCTGATGAAAGCGGTTGCAGGTAAGGACGCGGCCGCGCGCGACCAGGTTTACAAGGACGCCTTCAGCCTCATCACGAGATCCCATCTCACGCGCGAAGCCGCGTCATCCCATGCCGCCGCGCTCGAAGACGCCATCCGGCGGATCGAGGATGACATCGCCGCCGAGGAGGCGAACGCCGCTGCGGCCATCCACGAAACCTTGTCGACAGGCAGGAACTGGAAGCCGCTCTTCATCGGCGCCTTCGCGGTCGCTGCCGTCGTCGCTCTGTCGGCCTTGGTCTACGGCTTTGTCGCAACCAAAGGCCCCGCCATCGTCGCAGCCAGCGTGAAGACGTCATCGCCGAACGCGCAACGCGGGCGCGAAGATGTCGTCATGGCGGACCTGAAGCCCGGCGTTGACGGCGGCTCTTCGGGCGAAGTCCTGCCGTTTGCGCTGCAGCGGCAAGTGGTGTTCTACCGCACCACCGTCGTTCCCGGTTCGATCGTGGTCGACCGGGAAAACCGCTTTCTCTATCTGATCGATGCCAACAATTCCGCACGCCGCTACGGGATCGGCGTTGCGCAGGAATGCCTGAAGGGAGGCAGCCTCTCTCGCATCATGAACAAGCTTGAATGGCCTGACTGGCGGCCTTCGGGCGCGAACACAAAGGACGCGGACGCGTTGCTCGCGGCGGCCGGCCGTCCCGGCAGTCTCCTCGGCGCACGCGCGCTGTTGCTGGACAAGCCGGGGCTGCTGATTCACGGCACCAACTCGCCCAAGACCATTGGCCATCTGGTCGCGTCCGGATGCATCCGGCTCGTGAACGACGACGTCGAGGATTTGTACCGGCGGGTTTCGGTGGAAACGCGAGTCGTCTTTGCCAGCTAG
- a CDS encoding penicillin-binding protein 1A gives MAWGRKKSGGRKEPLFGLPAALADLRLSPEDRIPAAVDEEKPKKPVPKRKHEEDDDEPPPRERKPRAGRSGARRRSKSRSRSRIGRLIYWGAVLGLWAAIAVIGVVVWVGAHLPAIQSLEIPKRPPTIQIVGVDGSMLAQRGEMAGANVALKDLPPYLPKAFIAIEDRRFYSHYGIDPIGIARAAVANILHRGVSQGGSTLTQQLAKNLFLTQERTMARKLQEVELALWLERKHSKNEILELYLNRVYFGSGAYGVEAAAQRYFGKSAKNVTVAEAAMLAGLVKSPSRLAPNRNPEGAEARAQIVLAAMAEARFISDAQAKASIGHPSYKVKPAGAGTLNYVADWIGEVLDDLVGQIDQSIVVETTIDPKLQSVAEAAIIDELAAKSVKFNVTQGALVAMTPEGAVRAMVGGRNYADSQYNRAVTAKRQPGSAFKPFIYLTAIEGGLTPETIRQDAPLDLKGWKPENYTHEYFGAVTLTQALAMSLNTVAVRLGLEVGPKNVVRTAHRLGISSKLEANPSIALGTSEVSVIELVGAYAPFANGGLGVSPHVVTKIRTNEGKLLYARQPDQLGQVIEPRHVAMMNTMMQETLLSGTARKAEIPGWTAAGKTGTSQDFRDAWFIGYTANLVTGVWLGNDDNSPTRKATGGGLPVEVWTRFMRTAHQGVPVAALPNSQRGGFMSNLFQTASQVSAAPQPAPQGSGYRPPPARTSAPPPNPSARPEAAAGLDGWLVDRLFGR, from the coding sequence ATGGCGTGGGGACGGAAAAAGAGCGGCGGACGCAAGGAGCCGCTGTTCGGGCTTCCGGCAGCGCTCGCTGACCTGCGCCTCTCCCCCGAGGATCGCATTCCAGCCGCCGTCGACGAAGAAAAGCCAAAGAAGCCAGTGCCCAAGCGCAAGCATGAAGAGGACGACGACGAGCCGCCGCCGCGCGAGCGCAAACCGCGCGCGGGCCGCAGCGGCGCCAGGCGGCGCTCGAAATCGCGCAGCCGGAGCAGGATCGGCCGGCTGATCTATTGGGGCGCAGTGCTTGGCCTGTGGGCGGCGATCGCGGTGATCGGCGTCGTGGTCTGGGTCGGCGCGCATCTGCCCGCGATCCAGTCGCTGGAAATTCCAAAGCGTCCGCCGACGATCCAGATCGTCGGCGTCGACGGCAGCATGCTGGCGCAGCGCGGCGAAATGGCCGGCGCCAATGTCGCGCTGAAGGACCTGCCGCCCTATTTGCCGAAGGCCTTCATCGCCATCGAGGACCGCCGCTTCTATTCGCATTACGGCATCGACCCCATTGGCATCGCGCGCGCCGCGGTTGCCAACATCCTGCATCGCGGCGTCTCGCAGGGCGGCTCGACGCTGACGCAGCAGCTCGCCAAAAACCTGTTCCTGACCCAGGAACGCACGATGGCGCGCAAGCTGCAGGAAGTGGAGCTGGCGCTGTGGCTGGAGCGCAAGCACTCCAAGAACGAAATTCTCGAGCTCTACCTCAACCGTGTCTATTTCGGTTCCGGCGCCTATGGCGTCGAGGCGGCGGCGCAGCGCTATTTCGGCAAATCCGCCAAGAACGTCACGGTCGCGGAAGCCGCGATGCTGGCGGGCCTCGTCAAGTCGCCGTCGCGACTGGCGCCGAACCGCAACCCCGAAGGTGCGGAAGCGCGCGCGCAGATCGTGCTCGCGGCGATGGCGGAGGCCAGGTTCATCAGCGACGCCCAGGCCAAGGCTTCGATCGGGCATCCCTCCTACAAGGTGAAGCCGGCCGGCGCCGGCACGCTCAATTACGTCGCCGACTGGATCGGCGAGGTGCTCGACGATCTCGTCGGCCAGATCGACCAGAGCATCGTGGTCGAGACCACGATCGATCCGAAGCTGCAGAGTGTCGCGGAAGCCGCCATCATCGACGAGCTGGCGGCGAAGAGCGTGAAATTCAACGTCACGCAAGGCGCGCTGGTGGCGATGACGCCTGAAGGCGCGGTGCGCGCCATGGTCGGCGGGCGGAACTATGCCGACAGCCAGTATAACCGGGCAGTGACGGCCAAACGCCAGCCCGGCTCGGCGTTCAAGCCGTTCATCTATCTGACGGCGATCGAAGGCGGCCTGACGCCGGAAACGATCCGCCAGGATGCGCCACTCGATCTCAAGGGCTGGAAGCCTGAGAACTACACCCATGAATATTTCGGCGCGGTGACGCTGACGCAGGCGCTGGCGATGTCGCTCAACACGGTCGCGGTGCGGCTCGGCCTCGAAGTCGGACCGAAGAACGTGGTGCGGACCGCGCACCGGCTCGGCATTTCATCAAAGCTCGAGGCCAATCCCTCGATCGCGCTCGGCACCTCGGAAGTGTCCGTCATCGAACTGGTCGGCGCCTATGCGCCCTTTGCCAATGGCGGGCTCGGCGTCTCCCCGCATGTCGTGACCAAGATCCGCACCAATGAAGGCAAGCTGCTGTATGCGCGGCAGCCGGATCAGCTCGGCCAGGTGATCGAGCCGCGCCATGTCGCGATGATGAACACGATGATGCAGGAGACCCTGCTCTCCGGCACCGCGCGCAAGGCGGAGATTCCGGGCTGGACGGCCGCCGGCAAGACCGGCACCAGCCAGGATTTCCGCGACGCCTGGTTCATCGGCTACACGGCCAACCTCGTCACCGGCGTCTGGCTCGGCAATGACGACAATTCGCCGACCAGGAAGGCGACCGGTGGCGGCCTGCCGGTGGAAGTGTGGACCCGCTTCATGCGCACGGCGCATCAGGGCGTGCCGGTGGCCGCTCTGCCGAACTCGCAGCGCGGTGGCTTTATGTCGAACCTGTTTCAGACCGCCTCGCAGGTCAGCGCCGCGCCTCAGCCGGCGCCACAGGGCAGCGGATATCGGCCGCCGCCGGCGCGCACGTCCGCGCCGCCACCCAATCCATCCGCACGCCCGGAAGCCGCGGCAGGACTGGATGGCTGGCTGGTGGACCGATTGTTCGGAAGATAA
- a CDS encoding DUF1330 domain-containing protein — MGHIDPTREVFAQFRANDRPGPIHMLNLVRLRALAAYPDGRKATGAEAYAAYGRESGPVFERLGGRIVWQGRFELMLIGPEAERWDHCFIAEYPSVAAFAEMIRDPVYREAVKHRQAAVEDSRLIRHAVLPVGKTFGEIPE, encoded by the coding sequence ATGGGCCATATCGATCCGACTAGGGAAGTATTCGCGCAGTTCCGGGCCAATGACCGGCCGGGCCCGATCCACATGCTCAATCTGGTGCGCTTGCGCGCCCTAGCCGCCTACCCCGACGGCCGCAAGGCGACAGGCGCGGAAGCCTACGCGGCCTATGGGCGCGAAAGCGGCCCGGTGTTCGAGCGGCTGGGCGGCCGCATCGTCTGGCAGGGCAGGTTCGAATTGATGCTGATCGGACCAGAGGCGGAGCGCTGGGACCACTGCTTCATCGCCGAATATCCAAGCGTCGCCGCCTTCGCCGAGATGATCCGCGATCCCGTCTACCGCGAAGCGGTGAAGCACCGCCAGGCCGCCGTCGAGGATTCCCGCCTGATCCGCCACGCGGTGCTGCCGGTCGGCAAGACGTTCGGCGAGATACCGGAGTAG
- a CDS encoding ABC transporter substrate-binding protein: MRKSIFHLVTGTALAVALSVSSAYAQKKYDTGASDTEIKIGQTNPFSGPASAYATIGKTQAAYMKMINDQGGVNGRKINLVQYDDAYSPPKAVEQVRKLVESDEVLLTFQLLGTPSNAAVQKYLNSKKVPQLFAATGASKFTDPKNFPWTMGFNPNYFVEGRIYGQYIIKEHPNAKIGVLYQNDDLGKDYLNGIKAGLGDKAAKMIVAEASYEVSDPTVDSQILKIKDAGADLFFSATTPKQAAQAIKKIHELNWKPVHILDINATSVGAVMKPAGLEASKGVISVNYGKDPLDPTWKDDAGMKKYFEFMAKYYPDGDKDSSFNAYGYSTSQLMIHVLQKCGDNLTRENVMKQATSLKDVVLDLSLPGILANTSPTDYRVNKQLQMMRFNGERWELFGPILEDAGPAG, translated from the coding sequence ATGAGGAAGAGTATTTTCCATCTGGTCACCGGCACGGCGCTCGCGGTTGCGCTGTCGGTCTCGTCGGCCTACGCGCAGAAAAAATACGACACCGGCGCGAGCGACACCGAGATCAAGATCGGCCAGACCAATCCATTCTCGGGACCAGCCTCCGCCTATGCCACCATCGGCAAGACCCAGGCCGCCTATATGAAGATGATCAACGATCAGGGCGGCGTGAACGGCCGCAAGATCAATCTGGTCCAGTATGACGACGCCTATTCGCCGCCCAAGGCCGTCGAGCAGGTGCGCAAGCTGGTCGAGAGCGACGAGGTGCTGCTCACCTTCCAGCTCCTCGGCACGCCCTCGAATGCAGCGGTGCAGAAATATCTCAACTCCAAGAAAGTGCCGCAGCTCTTCGCCGCGACCGGCGCGTCGAAGTTCACCGACCCGAAGAACTTCCCCTGGACGATGGGCTTCAACCCCAACTACTTCGTCGAGGGGCGTATCTACGGCCAGTACATCATCAAGGAGCATCCGAACGCCAAGATCGGCGTGCTCTATCAGAACGACGACCTCGGCAAGGATTATTTGAACGGCATCAAGGCGGGCCTCGGCGACAAGGCTGCGAAGATGATCGTGGCGGAAGCCTCCTACGAAGTCTCCGATCCGACCGTCGATTCGCAGATCCTCAAGATCAAGGATGCCGGCGCGGACCTGTTTTTCTCGGCGACAACGCCCAAGCAGGCGGCGCAGGCGATCAAGAAGATCCACGAGCTCAACTGGAAGCCGGTGCATATCCTCGACATCAACGCCACCTCGGTCGGCGCCGTGATGAAGCCGGCGGGGCTCGAAGCCTCCAAGGGCGTGATCAGCGTCAACTACGGCAAGGATCCGCTCGATCCGACCTGGAAGGACGACGCCGGCATGAAGAAGTATTTCGAGTTCATGGCGAAGTACTATCCTGACGGCGACAAGGACTCGAGCTTCAATGCCTATGGCTACTCGACCTCGCAGTTGATGATTCACGTGCTGCAAAAGTGCGGCGACAACCTCACCCGCGAAAACGTCATGAAGCAGGCGACCAGCCTGAAGGACGTCGTGCTCGATCTGTCGCTGCCGGGCATCCTCGCCAACACGTCGCCGACCGACTATCGCGTCAACAAGCAGTTGCAGATGATGCGGTTCAACGGCGAGCGCTGGGAATTGTTCGGCCCGATCCTCGAGGACGCAGGTCCGGCGGGTTAG